A single region of the Kocuria rosea genome encodes:
- a CDS encoding Rossmann-like and DUF2520 domain-containing protein: MSHPSDRPGRLGVGVVSAGKVGAVLGAALRAAGHAVVGVNAVSEASRDRAEALLPGVPVLEVPSVLERAELVLLAVPDDELPGLVQGLADAGLWQAGQLVVHTAGRWGTRVLDPARRLGAIPLAIHPAMTFTGMSLDLARLSDCSFGITAPGPVLPIAQALVVEMGAEPVVVAEADRPLYHAALAHGANHLMTVAGQSMQVLRDIGVERPDRMVGPLLRATLDNALAAGESALTGPVARGDAGTVAAHRDALDEYAHGHGSDDVLLAYLDLARVTARRALDRGLLDRPRYDAVLAALELTRDTDGTGGTDGEETP; encoded by the coding sequence ATGAGCCACCCGTCCGACCGCCCGGGACGCCTCGGGGTCGGGGTCGTCAGCGCCGGGAAGGTGGGCGCCGTCCTGGGCGCCGCGCTGCGCGCCGCCGGCCACGCCGTCGTCGGCGTCAACGCCGTCTCCGAGGCCAGCCGGGACCGCGCCGAGGCCCTCCTGCCCGGCGTGCCCGTCCTTGAGGTCCCGTCCGTGCTCGAGCGCGCCGAGCTCGTGCTGCTCGCCGTGCCCGACGACGAGCTGCCCGGGCTCGTGCAGGGCCTCGCCGACGCCGGGCTGTGGCAGGCCGGGCAGCTCGTGGTGCACACCGCGGGCCGCTGGGGCACCCGCGTCCTGGACCCGGCCCGCCGGCTCGGGGCGATCCCGCTCGCGATCCACCCGGCCATGACCTTCACGGGCATGAGCCTGGACCTTGCCCGGCTGAGCGACTGTTCGTTCGGGATCACGGCCCCGGGACCGGTGCTGCCCATCGCCCAGGCGCTGGTGGTCGAGATGGGCGCCGAGCCGGTGGTCGTCGCGGAGGCCGACCGCCCGCTCTACCACGCGGCCCTCGCCCACGGCGCCAACCACCTGATGACCGTCGCCGGACAGTCCATGCAGGTGCTCCGCGACATCGGCGTCGAGCGCCCCGACCGGATGGTGGGGCCCCTGCTGCGCGCGACCTTGGACAACGCCCTGGCCGCGGGGGAGTCCGCGCTCACGGGACCCGTGGCCCGCGGCGACGCCGGGACCGTGGCCGCCCACCGGGACGCCCTCGACGAGTACGCCCACGGCCACGGGAGCGACGACGTCCTGCTCGCCTACCTGGACCTCGCCCGCGTCACCGCCCGCCGTGCCCTGGACCGCGGCCTGCTCGACCGCCCGCGCTACGACGCCGTGCTCGCCGCCCTCGAGCTCACCCGGGACACCGACGG